GATGGTGTGTTCGGGGCGGCTCATCCCTGCGAGTTCAGGCCGCGCCGGCGCGCGGGTCAATGGGGTGGGGAGAAATTGCTCAGAGGGCCTTGATCACAAGGTTGAGCCCGGCGCCCGCGGCGCCGACGATGGCGGTAGCCATGAGGCCGGCAAGCCATTTGTTGCGTTCGACCCACCAGCTCATCTGAGCGAACCGCGACTCTGGCAGCAGTGCGCGATAGGCAATACGGCGACGTTCGATCTCCGGAAGAATGCGGCTGATGTAGGAGGTTGGATCACGCGGCACAATTTTATCAGGAAAACCTTCGCCTCGAAGCAATCGATCCACCTCAGACATGCGTACATAAACTTGGGATACGAATCCCGTCAGCAACGTCGCTCCTTCGTCGATCGCCTTCAAGGCTGGTCGAGGCGGATATCCCTTTGCAGTCTCATATACGGCGGCCATGGTGTCACCGATCTCCCGCTTGAGAACCGGCGTCATGATTGTCCAGAAAACGTCGACTGGGCTGCCTGTAAACTTGAGTCCCTGATAGTGAACTTTGTCGCCCTCTCCGTAGTCGATCTTCACCTCACCGGACCAGTTCATCAGCCAATAAGTGATCTTTTCCCGATCAAGCCGGCGAAACTTCTCCTCAAGCCGAAGTTCCGTCTCGTAGTAGCAGGGCGTCGGAGGGCCATCGCGCTAGCGACCGCTCTTCGCCTTCAGCCCGAGTTCGACGAGCCGGCGGATCGCCTCGGAGCTTTTTAGGTAATACCTTATTGGACTTGCTCATTATTGTGGTAGTACCAGAAAGGCGAGCCGGACGGAAGTGGCAACCTCCGCCCGGCTCTGACCACAACCTGATCCTATGGAGATCACGCGATGGCTGATTTCAACCCTACCACCTCCCCTGACGTCGCGCTGCTCGAGGCCTGGGCCGGATACTGCCGCCAGTCGATCGAGAACATCGCGGCGCCGGCGGGCACCATCGAGGCCGAGGATCAGATGAACACGCGCCTCAAGGTCCATGAGGACGTGCTCGACGATGTCGCGCCGCTCACGACCGAGGGGCTGCGGGTCAAGCTGAAGCATCTACTGATCCGCTACAACGAAGGCGCCGACATCGAAGACGCGCTGATCCATGGCCGCCGACCTTCCGCAGCCGCGTTGAGCGACTACCGCGACGCGCTGCTGTGGCGCCTGCTCGGCGGGCTTCCGGTCGACGTGCCGCTGGCTCCGGTCAAGCGCGCGGCGGTAGCATGAGCGCGCCGCCGGCCAAGCGCCCGACCGGAATGCGGTTCGGCGGCCGGGTCTATCCGACCGCCGACTACGCCGAGGCGTCAGCGATGTTCACGGCGGCGCTGGCCCGCTGGCCGGGACGCTATGCCGACGTCCGGTTTCCGCGGCTGTGTGCCGACGATGGCGCAGAGGTCGGCTACGTATCGAGCAACGGCCGCGTCTGGCTCGGCTCGCCGCTCGGCAACGACGCCGTCTGCGTCTACACGCCGGCGTAGCGCGCGATCGACGACAGGAGCCCGGCTGGCGACGGCCGGGCCCTTGGCGTGTCAGGGCCCTTGAAAACGACCACGCCCGCCGACCGGTCGACTCCGGTGGCGGGCGCGTGGAACCCCGGTGATCGACGCGCCGACCTCTTTGGACGAATGCCTCTTCGCCTATGCAGTTCCGGGGTTATTCCGATGAAATCGCGTAAGAGCGATCTCAAGGACACTTTCAACAACTGCGGGGGTCAACTTTTCGCCCGCTTTTAGTCCGATCTGTTCGTTCAATGAATGCCCGCCTAATTCCGTCGCATACCAGTTTCCTTCTGCGTCGACTCCAATCGTATAATCTCCACGTTTCACGACGCCTTTTGCTCGCGGGTCCACAACGCTGAAGCTAATGAATGCATCTCCGCGACTCTCGGAGCGCTTGTGTTCTCGCTGCTCTCTGACAACCTTCGCCCTTCGTCCCCAAGCCGCGCTCGCGCTTCGCAGGCAAGGCGGGACGATCGACTCGATCTCATCCACGCGGGACCGGAACTCTTTGTCGAGCCGCTTGTTCTCCGCCTGCGTCTGGGCGTTTCGCGCCTCTCTCTCACTGTCGAGCGCCAGGAGCGCTCGTTGCATTCTCTCTCTCGTCATTGTCCGTCCTATCGCTCTCAACGAGGTGTTCCGATGCCTAGCCACTGGAGTTAGGCTTCTTAGATCAACGTGATATCAGATTCTAACTGAATGACCGTGTTTGGGAGCTTCTGCTTAATGAGTGTGTCGAGATATTCGCGAGCAGTCTTGGGGGGACTCTTCAAACGTTGCCGCACTCGACGTGCAGCGGCTACAACTTCAGATTTATTAAGATCGATCTGATAAGTAAGAAAGTCGTCGGGATGTATTAGCTCGATATCGTATGGCTCTAGCGCCGCGGCGGGAAAGTCCTTTTTGTTGAAAGAAACTATCGCGTCGACGCGCCCCCGAATGGCGGCAGCAAGGACGTGGCGATCATTCGGATCCGGCAACGCCAAACACGGGATCAAAGACTCGTATCCGTCAATCAGGCAATGCTCAGCATGAAGGTCCATGAGCGTTCTTGTTCGTTCGAGTGCGTCCTTCGCAACATCGGGATTGTCACGGAGGACGGCGCCCATCCACTCATCGTGGATTTTCGCCGTCCACCGCGCTCGATAAACGCCCTTGGCCGCAAGCTCTAGAAGCAAATCTCGCAACGGTGCCGGGTAAAGCGTGCAGGCGTCGAGGATGACAGCGAATGCTGAATTGATTCGCGCCATGGCGACGGCTTTTAGTACCCCATTCCGTTCTGCTGCGCGATCGCGGCTAGCTCATCCAACGCACTCTCGCGAGTCTGATCACGCTCGCGCTTGTACCCAAGCAATGCGGAAAACTCGATCCGCCGATGGGTCCCGACCTTGGTGAATTTAATCTTGCCCTCTTCCAAGAGCTTGATCAAATACGGACGAGACACGTGCAGCAGATCCGCCGCCTCCTGTGTGGTTAGCTGCGCTTTCATAGGCAGCACCTGCGCCGGCTCCCCGCGAGCAACGGCCGCTAGTATTTCGATCATTGGACGCAGGATAGTAAGCGGAAGGTCGAGGACCTCCACATTGTCACCTCGAGCGACGGACAGGGAAATCCGAACCCGCTCATTAACGTAATGAGCAAGCTGCTGGCTCGAAGTCCTAGCGGCATCCATCTCTGTGAGCGTCGGAGGCGCATCCTGCGTGCGCTCCATGTCGAGAAGTGCCATGCTCATTTCGCCCTCCATGGCTTGACCGTAAGTATGTGGTCATATTCGCAATAAACGCAACGGTTTTCACCCCACTGGAGTTCCAGCGCCAGTTTTCGCAATAAACGAATTAACGCATTACCCAAGGCATAATTTTGGTTCACAACGCGGGCGCTGATAGCCACGACGTGACCCTCCCCCATTTGATCGAGCGGCAGACGCAACGGACGAGCCTGCGCAACGTTGCTAAATCTAGCTATGGCCCTTCGTGGTCCCCCGGTGGTCCCCCGGAGGGGCGGACGGAGCGACCTAGGCCGAAAAGTGCATTAAAAATGGTGCCCCGAGTCGGATTTGAACCAACGGCCTACCGCTTACGAAGCGGTTGCTCTACCGCTGAGCTATCGGGGCGACGGGCGCGGTCATACGGGAAAGAGCGGGCCGACGCAAGGGCGACCCCCGGCGGCGGGCGGGCGCCCACCGGCGCCGGCGCGCGCCGTATCCGGCCCATCAAACGCCCGCAAATCACCATCTTCGATCCCGATCCTGAGGCACCCGCCGACCGCGCCGGCCGTTCCCGTCCGGACGCCGGTCAAATCGGCGTGTGGCGCGGGGATGGCGGCCGCCGCGCCGCCCTATGAAACTGGTACACAAGAGCCCGCCGCCGCGCTCTCCAACCCCGTGATCCCGCCGCCATGTCCCGCCGCAACGCCATCGTCCTGATCGCCGCGATCGCCGTGGTCGCCGCCGCCGTCGGCGGCTGGACGCTGTGGCCGGGCTCCAGTGGCCCCGGCCGCGCCGCACCCATCACCCAGAAGGTCGTGATCGGCGACGTCGAGGACACCGTGGCGGCGGTGGGCGTGCTCCAGCCGCTGGAATACGTCGACGTCGGCACCCAGGTGTCCGGCCAGCTCCAGCGCATCTTCGTCGAGCCCGGGTCCAAGGTCGAGAAGGGCAAGCTGCTGGCCCAGATCGACCCCACGGTCTACCAGTCGCGGGTCAACGCCAACGAGGCGCAGCTCCTGAACCTGCGCGCCCAGCTCTCCGACAAGCGGGCCCAGAAGATCCTCGCCGACCAGCAGCTCAAGCGGCAGCGCGAGCTGCTGGCGGCGCGCGCCACCAGCCAGGACGCCTACGACAT
The genomic region above belongs to Rhodospirillales bacterium and contains:
- a CDS encoding PIN domain-containing protein, which produces MNSAFAVILDACTLYPAPLRDLLLELAAKGVYRARWTAKIHDEWMGAVLRDNPDVAKDALERTRTLMDLHAEHCLIDGYESLIPCLALPDPNDRHVLAAAIRGRVDAIVSFNKKDFPAAALEPYDIELIHPDDFLTYQIDLNKSEVVAAARRVRQRLKSPPKTAREYLDTLIKQKLPNTVIQLESDITLI
- a CDS encoding helix-turn-helix domain-containing protein, coding for MALLDMERTQDAPPTLTEMDAARTSSQQLAHYVNERVRISLSVARGDNVEVLDLPLTILRPMIEILAAVARGEPAQVLPMKAQLTTQEAADLLHVSRPYLIKLLEEGKIKFTKVGTHRRIEFSALLGYKRERDQTRESALDELAAIAQQNGMGY